One part of the Tachysurus vachellii isolate PV-2020 chromosome 6, HZAU_Pvac_v1, whole genome shotgun sequence genome encodes these proteins:
- the LOC132846648 gene encoding E3 SUMO-protein ligase ZBED1-like: MGFGRETSSDCNRQCIQYECRGWTRRHDPHPVFCAQPESRLTESTKVASSGATPRQDQTCYKLFQTQHHSQPPAKTKARPLKPMKNATLVMSEESMPTLSVIAPLYSKLVMGTEESPDDIKTAKDIKAAIAQDLGKRYANERETLCMASALDPRFKDLPFLSEMEIKETYSKMTDAVVAAIKKQQNQQDREVEETDQSKDVEDHLYDNIDGSASTSLQAIKRPRKSCALADLLGMVFATSENNMAPKSAHDTAASEIKRFREEKPSCPSKKTHSVGGKNMKMRTLTYPN, from the exons ATGGGGTTTGGAAGAGAAACATCCAGTGATTGTAACAGACAATGCATCCAATATGAATGTCGCGGCTGGACTCGCAGACATGACCCACATCCGGTGTTTTGCGCACAGCCTGAATCTCGCCTCACAGAAAGCACTAAAGTTGCCAGCAGTGGAGCGACTCCTAGGCAGGATCAGACGTGTTACAAGCTTTTTCAGACGCAGCACCATAGCCAGCCACCAGCTAAAACAAAAGCAAGACCACTGAAGCCAATGAAGAATGCCACATTAGTAATGTCAGAAGAGAGCATGCCCACTCTTTCTGTCATTGCACCACTTTATTCAAAGCTTGTCATGGGCACAGAAGAAAGCCCAGATGATATAAAGACAGCAAAGGACATCAAGGCTGCTATAGCACAAGATCTGGGAAAGAGATATGCCAATGAGAGGGAGACACTGTGCATGGCATCAGCTCTGGATCCAAGGTTTAAGGATCTACCCTTTCTCTCTGAAATGGAGATCAAAGAGACCTACTCCAAAATGACGGATGCTGTGGTGGCTGCCATAAAGAAGCAACAGAAT CAGCAAGATAGAGAAGTAGAGGAGACTGACCAGTCAAAGGATGTTGAAGATCACCTTTATGACAATATAGATGGCTCTGCCTCCACCTCCCTGCAAGCCATAAAGAGGCCAAGGAAATCATGTGCATTGGCTGACTTGCTTGGAATGGTATTTGCCACTTCTGAAAACAACATGGCACCAAAATCTGCACATGATACTGCTGCATCTGAGATTAAGAGGTTTAGAGAAGAAAAACCTTCTTGCCCCTCCAAGAAAACCCACTCAGTTGGTGGAAAGAACATGAAGATGCGTACCCTGACCTATCCAAACTAG